The region TCCTCGTAGTAAGAGGTGCATCGCCTGGGATGGAGGAACATCAAATATTAAGATTACACCGATCCGCCTGATTGTCGAGTTCATGAACCTTGTATGCTAGGTTTCTAAACTCATCCTTGCTTCTTCACCCTATTCACTGAAGTCTTCTAATGGACGCTATAGCCTCTGATCAAGTTTTTGGCTAAATCATCACCGGGAATCTCTCCTAATCCACCCTTTGTACTGAGCCCGGTAAAAATCTTCCATTATTTGATCAAGATGAGCGCCACCTATTCAGAACTAACCAAGAGTAAAATACCGGTTGAACTCCTGCGTGACAGCAAGGAGAAATCGTCACTCAGCGAGCGTTTGGATTTGTGTGCACGGGGAAGTGCTAGCTTGCTGTGCAAAATACAGATCTGTATTTTGCGAAATGGAACTATCAGAGCCTCACCATTTGCAGATTTTTTATTTGAGATCATTATTGCAGCCAGGTAAATTTACAAAGAGCGTTTACAAATACAAAGACACAGGCAGCATGTTGTCCAAGCCTTTTCAGCCTTCGGTGAGCTCGTTTTGCAAAATTCAGATCTGCGAAATGGAGAAATTGGAGCCTCTTCACTTCACTTCGACCATCGACCTTCGACCATTCACCCTCGACCCTCGACCAAAAGACAAATTCCGTTAGCCCTACTGAtgaattgggcccacacaaggacagaagaaaactctgaccagggtgggaattgaaccaacgaccttcgggtttgatcaccgctgctccattgccaccgactgagctacaatgTCAGACGGCAGCAGGAcgtgggaaatgaagatgtcaATTGCACGGCAATGAACCGAATATGTTCAAGtacaaggaagggttacgttattacaaacgttggccgtgtagcacttatatatAGAACAAGTTGAATTTCTACCCATACACCATGTGGgcgttagccctactgatGGAATTCCATCAGTAGGAATTCCATCAGTAGGGCTAACTGATGTTATTAAGATGGAATTCCATCAGAATTCCGTCaatagggctaacgctcacatggtctatgggtAGAAAATTAGCACGTCACATTACACGCTATCATTCAAATCTGAGTTTACCAACACAATAAATCATAGTTCTTTGAGATACCAGAGCGCGCAGAGTATGTACTGTTCACATGTACGAGACAACCATGCATTGCCTTGATGCTCGCCTTCTGTCTTCCAGCTCAAGCGTATCAAGTCCTAACAAATGAACAAATGAGGATGGTTTCTCACacgcatttttttattttgttttgccgtTTACATAATTTCATAAGCTCTCagttaaaagcaaataaagtaAAAGAGGAAATGATCATTTGTGAAATATCCGCATAATTATCTTTTTATATGTTTTTAAGATGTTGTTCAATGAAGCTTTACTATGCCAAAAAGACTATAACTTGATTGCATGAAGGAAAGTCTTCCAAGGGTTGTCACGGAAGACAACCTTATTTCTCCTCCTTAAATGGCTTTCTTCAACTCTATTAACGATTTTTGTTCGATTTTTTGATCTACGAACTTTAAACAAATAGATATGAAATCAGGGTTCTTGGAAGGTTTAGAGTAGATGGCTACGATATAAAAGTAGGCGTCTAAACTTCGCTAAGCAACTTCGAAAACGCTGACTTTTCAGCTTTTGGATCTATACttgcagttgttgtttttatgtttGAGATGTCATACTTGCCCTTGACTAGTTTTATCATagtgaaaatatttacaaGATATGATAGTCCATGAATCATGTTCATACTACCCAAAAAGATGGGAGACAGTTTACCGAGCTTACAAAGGCGCTTCTTCCTTCTGTTTGTAGTCCATCGTATCTATTGCATACCGCGAGGCTCTTTGGCTCCGACATTTCGTTTCTCCTCTGAAATCTTCGCTAACCATCTTCGAAAACGCTGATTTTATGTTGCCGCTTAATGTCAGGTAGAGCCACTGGTTGATTGCGCTATTTGCGTGGGCACACCAGAAGGCTGCACGCTGAACGTTTGGAGGGACGTCTATGTCCCAACTTTCGATTGCAAGGACAATGTGGAAAACCTGTGCCGGTAGCCAACAAACTGCAAACGTAGCGACAATCACGATGAGCATTCGAACGACTTTCCTTTTTGTGATAACCTCTCGTCGCAGCTGGCTTTCAGAAACTGGATGCCCAGGTGTTCGGTGAAACCAAACTTTGTGAGCGATTTTTGcataaagaagagaaattatAACCAACGGAATAATGTAAATGGTGACaaatatgaacaaaaaataaaattgatgcaATATGGTCCCGTAGTCGCttccaaaaatgtaaaaatcaTACAAGCAATCATTGTATTCATCTAGGTCATAGAAAACCAATGTCATGGACACCAAAGTCATTGCCACAAACCAGATCACTGGAGAGACGATTTTGGCGTTTCTGAACCAAAGATGATCGCGATTTAAAGGACTGATAATTGCGTAGTAACGATCAACTGCCATGACTACAAGACACAGAATTGATGCCGCAAGATTTACGTGACCTACGTAGTGAAGCATTCTGCATGTGATCTCGCCAAAAATTCCAGTAATGGCCCAGGCACTTTCGGTATGCAAA is a window of Acropora palmata chromosome 4, jaAcrPala1.3, whole genome shotgun sequence DNA encoding:
- the LOC141880055 gene encoding QRFP-like peptide receptor, with product MKEVGIGAIFFTVLYGLTIVTSLVGNTLLMYIVCKRPEVRSLNSFMFVNMAVADLLVTAVIMPSSIVFLHTESAWAITGIFGEITCRMLHYVGHVNLAASILCLVVMAVDRYYAIISPLNRDHLWFRNAKIVSPVIWFVAMTLVSMTLVFYDLDEYNDCLYDFYIFGSDYGTILHQFYFLFIFVTIYIIPLVIISLLYAKIAHKVWFHRTPGHPVSESQLRREVITKRKVVRMLIVIVATFAVCWLPAQVFHIVLAIESWDIDVPPNVQRAAFWCAHANSAINQWLYLTLSGNIKSAFSKMVSEDFRGETKCRSQRASRYAIDTMDYKQKEEAPL